One window from the genome of Pseudobdellovibrionaceae bacterium encodes:
- a CDS encoding outer membrane beta-barrel domain-containing protein has protein sequence MKKLWMAIILGAVSLSVQTTTAFAQSKRINTRQLVEDYWTPQEKKYALIQKRYFVKEGRPMLSATGGIHVNNPQHDGYFGTLSLGYYFTEKWGIEGHYSTSSLQNNDLIKELEDLSSGAATLNRGKTKSYMGASINYSPIYAKMSLLGYKILYFDLILSGHLGQTTYEQARDTGSPTQSALTFGVGLSQIFYLNKHWSVRFDFTNRWYNSEVVEYDTGSKVKDRWINDTMLGIGATVML, from the coding sequence TGCCCAAAGTAAAAGAATAAATACCCGACAATTGGTAGAAGACTATTGGACCCCTCAAGAAAAGAAATATGCTTTAATTCAAAAAAGATATTTCGTTAAAGAAGGCAGACCTATGCTTTCAGCAACAGGTGGGATTCATGTCAATAACCCTCAACATGATGGTTATTTTGGTACACTATCTCTAGGATATTACTTTACTGAGAAATGGGGTATTGAAGGACATTACTCTACATCTTCTTTACAAAACAATGATTTGATTAAAGAGTTAGAAGATCTTTCAAGCGGAGCAGCCACTCTTAATAGAGGTAAGACTAAGTCTTATATGGGTGCTTCAATTAACTATTCTCCGATCTATGCGAAGATGAGTTTATTAGGTTATAAAATCCTATATTTCGATTTAATTTTATCAGGACATTTAGGACAAACGACCTATGAACAAGCCAGAGATACAGGCAGTCCAACTCAGTCAGCTTTGACGTTTGGTGTAGGCTTGTCTCAAATCTTTTATTTGAATAAGCACTGGTCTGTAAGATTTGATTTTACAAATCGTTGGTACAATTCAGAAGTTGTGGAATATGATACAGGAAGTAAAGTTAAGGATCGTTGGATTAACGATACTATGTTGGGAATCGGCGCAACAGTAATGTTGTAA